One segment of Capnocytophaga sp. oral taxon 878 DNA contains the following:
- a CDS encoding YbjQ family protein, whose product MILTTTPTLEGHPIKQYLGIVTGETIIGANAIKDFMAGLTDFFGGRSTTYERVLIEAKETALAELQQRALERGANAIVGIDLDYETLGSNGGMLMVTASGTAVVV is encoded by the coding sequence ATGATATTGACTACAACACCTACGCTGGAAGGGCACCCTATAAAACAATATTTAGGCATAGTTACTGGTGAGACTATCATTGGGGCGAATGCTATTAAAGATTTTATGGCGGGACTAACGGACTTTTTTGGAGGACGATCTACAACTTATGAGCGAGTGCTTATTGAAGCAAAAGAAACAGCACTTGCGGAGTTACAGCAACGCGCCTTGGAGCGTGGAGCTAACGCTATAGTAGGTATAGACCTTGATTACGAGACCTTAGGGAGCAATGGTGGGATGCTAATGGTTACCGCCAGTGGTACTGCTGTAGTTGTATAA
- a CDS encoding DUF4837 family protein, with product MKRLLFIGLTLISVVTACTDNKTNEQYMPASVGPINSLAVVIDNDLWEGAVGDTIRRYFAAPIDGLPTEEPTFSLHQVPPQVFEGNTRNSRNVLIVQRGDKKSAVVKENMYAKPQVVAIVQAEKVRDIACKVEEFHDKFINAFKENELSETRNRFQKSLNTETEVPATLGVRLEMPSFYKIVKHENNFFWIERPIKGGKASVILYEMPLNSIPTNEEERAKAIVHMRDSIGEKYIPGPEKGMYMLTETYLAPSISNVKVKGRNAIESKGLWEVKNFALGGPYINYIIEDIPNNRLLVAEGFLFAPGVAKRDVLFELEAIIKSIEFTK from the coding sequence ATGAAACGCTTATTATTCATAGGTTTAACTCTTATTTCGGTAGTGACGGCTTGCACTGATAACAAAACTAACGAGCAGTATATGCCTGCTTCGGTAGGGCCAATTAATAGCCTTGCTGTGGTTATTGATAATGATTTGTGGGAGGGTGCTGTAGGAGATACAATTCGGAGGTATTTTGCCGCTCCTATTGATGGGCTGCCTACTGAAGAGCCTACTTTTTCATTACACCAAGTTCCGCCGCAAGTTTTTGAGGGGAATACTCGCAATAGTAGGAATGTGCTTATTGTACAACGCGGGGATAAAAAGAGTGCTGTAGTGAAAGAGAATATGTATGCTAAACCACAGGTGGTGGCTATAGTGCAGGCTGAGAAGGTAAGAGATATTGCTTGTAAAGTGGAGGAATTTCATGATAAGTTTATCAATGCTTTCAAGGAAAATGAACTTAGTGAGACGCGTAATAGATTTCAGAAATCACTTAATACAGAGACGGAAGTGCCTGCTACCCTTGGGGTAAGGCTTGAGATGCCTTCTTTTTATAAGATAGTAAAGCACGAGAATAATTTCTTTTGGATTGAGAGGCCTATAAAAGGGGGCAAGGCGAGTGTTATACTGTACGAGATGCCTCTTAATAGTATCCCGACTAATGAGGAGGAGCGTGCTAAGGCGATAGTGCATATGCGTGACTCGATAGGTGAGAAGTATATCCCGGGTCCTGAGAAAGGGATGTATATGCTTACAGAAACTTATTTGGCGCCAAGCATCAGCAATGTGAAGGTGAAGGGTAGAAATGCCATAGAGAGCAAGGGGTTATGGGAGGTGAAGAACTTTGCCCTTGGAGGTCCTTATATAAACTATATTATTGAGGATATCCCGAATAACCGATTACTTGTAGCGGAGGGCTTTTTGTTTGCCCCAGGGGTGGCTAAACGCGATGTGCTTTTTGAACTTGAGGCGATTATAAAATCCATAGAATTTACGAAGTAA
- a CDS encoding methyltransferase, whose translation MYKSLPKKRYKHTLNILREFVPQGATILDIGVENPFSTIMKQEGYTVLNTAGQDLDFEAPTLQAFQADFTTALEILEHLVNPLAVLQNIPTQKVLITVPLRLWFAKAYRNSSDLRDCHYHEFESWQLDFLLAKAGFRILYRKKWTHPVSKFGLRPFFRLFTPRYYAVVAERIS comes from the coding sequence ATGTATAAATCTCTTCCTAAAAAGCGTTATAAACATACTTTAAACATACTAAGAGAGTTTGTCCCTCAAGGGGCTACTATTCTTGATATAGGGGTTGAAAACCCTTTTTCTACTATAATGAAACAAGAAGGTTATACAGTGTTAAATACAGCTGGTCAGGACTTAGATTTTGAAGCTCCTACACTTCAAGCCTTCCAAGCCGATTTTACCACAGCTCTTGAAATCCTTGAGCATTTGGTAAACCCTTTGGCTGTTCTTCAAAATATACCTACTCAAAAGGTGCTTATTACAGTCCCACTACGACTTTGGTTTGCCAAGGCCTACCGCAATTCATCCGATCTGCGTGACTGCCATTACCATGAGTTTGAAAGCTGGCAACTTGATTTCCTTCTTGCTAAAGCAGGTTTTCGTATCCTATATCGCAAAAAATGGACACACCCAGTCTCTAAATTTGGCTTACGCCCATTTTTTCGCCTCTTTACCCCACGTTATTATGCAGTTGTTGCCGAAAGGATTTCCTAA
- the mutY gene encoding A/G-specific adenine glycosylase encodes MADWLIHKLVTWYSTAQRILPWRGTADPYKVWLSEIILQQTRVVQGLPYYERFITHFPTVIALAQAPEEQVMKLWQGLGYYSRAKNLHKTAEYIATELGGEFPKTYKELIKLKGIGDYTASAIASFCYNEPCAVVDGNVYRVLSRLFGISTPINSTEGAKAFRSLAYQLLDTKEPGTYNQALMEFGALVCTPQAAGCSDCIFQSHCWAYQHQEVGTLPVKLKKISVKKRYFNYLVWISADKKTLLQKREGKDIWHGLYEFPLIESESPLSGVELSAFLAAEGSHWEPVLYNQSPVIHKLTHQHIYTSFWVIMTPELPDNAVLISDVVAYPVSALTAKFITDFWQL; translated from the coding sequence TTGGCAGATTGGCTTATTCACAAATTAGTAACTTGGTACAGTACTGCACAGCGGATACTGCCTTGGCGTGGTACTGCTGACCCTTATAAGGTATGGCTTTCTGAAATTATCTTGCAACAAACGCGGGTAGTACAAGGATTGCCTTACTATGAACGATTCATAACACACTTTCCTACTGTTATAGCCTTAGCCCAAGCGCCAGAAGAACAGGTGATGAAACTATGGCAGGGCTTAGGTTACTACTCACGGGCTAAAAACTTGCATAAAACTGCCGAGTATATAGCTACAGAACTGGGAGGAGAATTTCCTAAAACATATAAAGAACTTATCAAACTGAAAGGCATTGGCGATTATACAGCCAGTGCCATTGCTTCTTTTTGCTATAATGAACCTTGTGCAGTGGTAGATGGGAATGTGTACCGTGTGCTATCGCGGTTATTTGGCATTAGTACGCCTATAAACAGCACTGAGGGAGCAAAGGCTTTTAGGAGCTTGGCTTACCAACTACTTGACACAAAAGAACCAGGAACTTACAACCAAGCCTTGATGGAATTTGGTGCGCTTGTGTGCACTCCGCAGGCAGCTGGTTGTAGTGATTGTATTTTTCAGTCTCACTGCTGGGCGTACCAACACCAAGAAGTAGGCACTCTACCTGTAAAACTTAAGAAAATAAGCGTTAAGAAGCGCTATTTTAACTACCTTGTGTGGATTAGTGCAGATAAAAAAACGCTCCTGCAAAAGCGAGAAGGGAAAGATATATGGCATGGGCTTTATGAGTTCCCATTGATAGAAAGTGAGAGCCCTTTATCGGGGGTAGAACTTAGTGCTTTTTTGGCTGCTGAGGGCTCCCATTGGGAACCCGTTTTGTACAACCAAAGTCCTGTGATACACAAACTCACTCACCAACATATTTATACTTCTTTTTGGGTGATTATGACTCCTGAACTACCTGATAATGCGGTGCTTATAAGTGATGTGGTGGCTTATCCAGTATCGGCACTTACTGCAAAATTTATTACAGACTTTTGGCAGTTATAA
- a CDS encoding twin-arginine translocase TatA/TatE family subunit has translation MNLSIFLGIVGPWQAVIIVALILLLFGGKKIPELMRGLGNGIREFKDATKQPEEEKKEGEKDKQ, from the coding sequence ATGAATTTAAGTATATTTTTGGGCATAGTAGGTCCGTGGCAAGCAGTTATTATTGTAGCCCTTATATTATTGCTTTTTGGAGGAAAGAAGATACCTGAATTAATGCGAGGTTTGGGTAATGGCATTAGGGAGTTTAAAGATGCTACTAAGCAGCCAGAAGAAGAGAAGAAAGAAGGGGAAAAAGATAAACAATAA
- a CDS encoding single-stranded DNA-binding protein produces MSGNLNRVTLLGRMGDAIKLTYFSEGNCVGQFPLATNDEYINKSTNEKVVTTEWHNIVVRNKQAEIIEKYTQKGDLIYLEGRLKTRSWQGDDGHTHYITEVFITDFNLLPNTRTAKTEGGEEPLVADKPEDGLPF; encoded by the coding sequence ATGAGCGGAAATTTGAACAGAGTAACGCTATTGGGAAGAATGGGCGATGCTATTAAGCTCACTTACTTTAGCGAGGGGAATTGCGTAGGTCAGTTTCCATTGGCTACTAATGATGAGTACATAAACAAAAGTACTAATGAGAAAGTAGTAACTACTGAATGGCACAACATTGTAGTGCGTAACAAACAAGCAGAAATTATCGAAAAATACACACAAAAAGGAGACCTTATCTACTTAGAAGGCAGGCTTAAAACGCGCTCTTGGCAAGGAGATGATGGTCATACCCACTACATTACAGAGGTATTTATAACTGACTTTAACCTTTTGCCTAATACACGAACTGCTAAGACAGAAGGAGGAGAAGAACCTTTGGTGGCAGATAAGCCAGAAGATGGGCTTCCTTTTTAA
- the serS gene encoding serine--tRNA ligase has translation MLQLNTIREEKDRVLSGLKKRNFKELTLIDDIIAMDEKRRSTQLSLDETLAKQNNLSKEIGNLFKAGETEKANALKAETATLKEDIKNLTDTLNATVEELNGLLYRVPNIPNEQVPEGISEADNVVVFEAGEIPDLGKEALPHWELAKKYDLIDFELGVKLTGAGFPVYKGKGAKLQRALITYFLDKNTEAGYNEFQVPHVVNEASGYGTGQLPDKEGQMYHIGVDNLYLIPTAEVPVTNIFRDTLLNESDLPICCTAYTPCFRREAGSYGAHVRGLNRLHQFDKVEIVRIEHPDNSYKALEGMIEHVKGILNELKLPYHILRLCGGDLGFTSAITYDFEVYSTAQEKWLEISSVSNFETFQANRLKLRFKDNEGKNRLAHTLNGSSLALPRVLAGILENYQTPEGIVVPEVLRKYTGFDIIN, from the coding sequence ATGTTACAGCTAAACACTATTAGAGAAGAAAAAGACCGTGTGCTTAGTGGTCTTAAGAAGCGTAACTTTAAAGAGCTAACACTGATAGACGACATTATAGCTATGGATGAAAAACGCCGTAGCACCCAGCTATCTTTAGATGAAACGCTAGCAAAACAAAACAATCTGTCAAAAGAGATAGGGAATCTTTTTAAAGCAGGTGAAACTGAAAAGGCAAATGCTTTGAAGGCAGAAACAGCTACCTTAAAAGAAGATATTAAAAACCTTACCGATACACTAAACGCTACTGTAGAAGAACTAAATGGGCTATTGTACCGAGTACCAAACATTCCTAATGAACAAGTGCCAGAAGGGATATCGGAAGCTGATAATGTAGTGGTGTTTGAGGCAGGAGAAATTCCTGATTTAGGAAAGGAAGCCCTACCCCACTGGGAGCTTGCTAAGAAATATGACCTTATTGACTTTGAATTAGGGGTAAAGCTAACGGGAGCTGGTTTCCCTGTATATAAAGGCAAAGGAGCTAAGTTACAAAGAGCTTTAATAACATACTTCCTTGACAAGAATACTGAGGCGGGATATAATGAGTTCCAAGTGCCTCACGTAGTGAATGAAGCATCGGGATATGGCACTGGACAGCTACCTGATAAAGAAGGGCAAATGTACCATATAGGCGTAGATAACTTGTATTTGATACCTACTGCTGAAGTACCTGTAACTAACATCTTTAGAGACACTTTGCTTAATGAGAGTGATTTGCCTATTTGTTGTACTGCTTATACTCCTTGCTTCCGCAGAGAGGCTGGTAGCTATGGGGCGCACGTACGTGGCTTGAACCGCTTGCACCAGTTTGACAAAGTAGAGATAGTGCGGATAGAACATCCTGACAACTCATACAAAGCTTTGGAAGGGATGATAGAACACGTAAAAGGGATATTAAACGAGCTGAAATTACCTTACCATATACTACGCTTATGCGGAGGAGATTTAGGATTTACCTCGGCAATTACATACGATTTTGAGGTATATTCAACAGCACAAGAGAAGTGGTTGGAGATAAGTTCGGTATCGAACTTTGAGACTTTCCAAGCTAACAGACTTAAACTGAGATTTAAAGATAACGAAGGAAAGAATCGGTTGGCACATACACTAAATGGAAGTTCATTGGCTTTACCACGTGTATTGGCAGGTATCTTGGAAAACTACCAAACTCCTGAGGGCATAGTAGTGCCTGAGGTATTGAGAAAATACACTGGATTTGATATTATTAATTAG
- the gldE gene encoding gliding motility-associated protein GldE, translating into MSFLAVNAGIIIQFAIFFFLLLCSALISGAEVALFSLSPTDIDELKEENSATSNLLVKLVENPKKLLATVLIANNLVNISIVLLFVDLGEFLFRGIENPIIYEIMNVGVVTFVLLLCGEILPKIYANRNNLKFAQRVAYPIYTLDTLFTPISVPMKGFTVWIQKRLGKKKSNISVGQLSQALELASEEDTTNEEKKLLESIVSFGNTETREVMMPRVDIFALSDDTPFAQVLSEIVRIGYSRIPVYHDNLDNIIGVIYIKDLLPYIDKPDFNWTTVMRKAFFVPENKKLDDLLGEFQEKKIHLAVVVDEYGGTCGIITLEDIIEEIVGSINDEFDDDDVTYSKINDHTYFFEGKTVLKDFYRIMEFTDEEEQEFDECRGDAETLAGFLLEVAGNFPQKGLPIVFGNYQFIVEAFDKKRIKQIKIIRTT; encoded by the coding sequence ATGTCATTTCTGGCAGTAAATGCGGGTATCATTATTCAATTTGCAATTTTCTTTTTTTTATTGTTGTGCTCGGCACTCATATCGGGAGCTGAAGTGGCTCTTTTTTCACTTTCACCTACAGATATAGACGAGCTTAAGGAAGAGAATAGTGCGACAAGCAACCTACTAGTGAAGTTGGTTGAAAATCCTAAAAAGCTATTGGCTACAGTGCTTATAGCGAATAACTTGGTAAATATCTCAATAGTTCTTCTTTTTGTGGATTTAGGAGAATTTCTTTTCAGAGGTATTGAAAATCCTATTATTTATGAGATAATGAATGTAGGGGTAGTAACTTTTGTACTACTGCTATGTGGTGAAATATTGCCAAAAATATACGCTAATAGGAATAACCTGAAATTTGCCCAAAGAGTAGCCTACCCTATTTATACCTTGGATACGCTTTTTACGCCTATTAGTGTGCCTATGAAAGGCTTTACAGTGTGGATACAGAAGCGTTTGGGTAAAAAGAAAAGTAATATATCGGTAGGACAGCTGTCGCAAGCCTTAGAACTGGCATCGGAAGAAGATACAACTAATGAAGAGAAGAAGCTTTTGGAAAGTATTGTATCATTTGGTAATACCGAAACCCGTGAGGTAATGATGCCTCGTGTAGATATTTTTGCCCTTAGTGATGATACACCTTTTGCCCAAGTGCTAAGTGAAATAGTGCGTATAGGCTATTCACGCATACCAGTGTACCATGATAATTTGGATAATATTATAGGGGTTATCTACATCAAAGACCTTTTGCCTTACATTGATAAACCCGATTTTAATTGGACAACTGTAATGCGCAAGGCTTTTTTTGTGCCTGAGAATAAGAAGTTGGACGACTTGCTGGGAGAGTTTCAAGAAAAGAAGATACACTTGGCAGTAGTAGTAGATGAATATGGCGGTACTTGCGGAATCATTACCCTTGAAGATATTATAGAAGAAATAGTAGGAAGTATTAATGATGAGTTTGACGATGATGATGTTACATACTCTAAAATTAATGACCATACTTATTTTTTTGAAGGGAAAACAGTGTTGAAAGACTTCTACCGTATTATGGAATTTACAGATGAAGAGGAGCAAGAATTTGATGAATGTAGGGGAGATGCAGAAACACTTGCTGGTTTTCTTCTTGAGGTAGCCGGCAACTTCCCACAAAAAGGTTTACCTATAGTTTTTGGAAATTATCAGTTTATTGTTGAAGCATTTGATAAAAAACGTATTAAGCAAATTAAGATTATTAGAACAACTTAA
- a CDS encoding SemiSWEET family transporter — MENGKFFTILSWVATATAIGMYVSYIPQIADNLAGHKGNPIQPLVAAINCALWVTYGLLKKPKRDIPVALANAPGIIFGLIAFATAL; from the coding sequence ATGGAAAATGGAAAATTCTTTACTATCTTAAGTTGGGTAGCTACTGCTACTGCTATAGGAATGTATGTATCATACATTCCGCAAATAGCTGATAACCTTGCAGGGCATAAGGGTAACCCTATACAACCGCTTGTAGCGGCGATTAACTGTGCTTTGTGGGTTACATACGGGCTGTTGAAGAAGCCAAAAAGAGATATCCCTGTGGCATTGGCGAATGCACCAGGTATTATATTTGGCCTTATAGCGTTTGCAACGGCGTTATAA
- the polA gene encoding DNA polymerase I, producing MKKRLFLLDAYALIFRGYYAFIKNPRINSKGMNTSAILGFVNSLFDVIKKEKPDHLAVAFDKGGSVARTEIFTDYKANREETPEAIRLAIPYIHEILTALHIPIIEKEGYEADDIIGTLSKQAEQQGYQVYMVTPDKDYAQLVSDNIFMYRPARSGNDVEIWGVKEVQEKFEVQNPLQVIDFLGMMGDAVDNIPGLPGVGEKTAKKLLADFGSIENLLANTNQLKGKLRENIENNKEKGLLSKQLATIMLDVPVTFDEESFAMSEPDFELVTKIFDELEFRQLLQNFLKTYKPEAIQAIPAVNKNGQLDMFAVQGDLFAQPQVVLEKNNSANTLHFYQLADTPMAQQLLLKALLQQAEVCFDTETTSINDLEAELVGISFCWAAHKGYYVPFPTDKTEAIALIDTFRPFFENAEIAKVGQNLKYDIKVLQNYNINVQGALFDTMIAHYLLNPDMRHNMDILSETYLNYTPIAIESLIGKGKAQRSMRTVPLEQVKEYAVEDADITWQLKNVFKEELPKLNAQKVYTDLEAPLIKVLAAMEREGINLDITFLKEYAKTLDADIAQLEAAITQQAGETFNLSSPKQLGDILFEKLKIDNKPKKTKTGQYATSEEVLAPFASKHKIVADILEWRQVQKLKSTYVDALPLEVNPITGRVHTTYMQTVAATGRLSSNNPNLQNIPIRTPRGQQVRKVFIARNSDYVLLSADYSQIELRIIASLSQEHNMIESFLRNEDIHRATAAKVFNVPLEEVTREQRSHAKTVNFGIIYGVSAFGLSAQTDLSRSESKELIDTYYASYPNLRNYISKQIEFAREYGYVETILGRRRYLPDIHSHNQVVRGGAERNAVNAPIQGSAADIIKIAMIHIYEQLQAQQLQTRMLLQVHDELVFDVPKNELDIVKPLIKDAMENAFTLVVPLVADLGIGDNWLDAH from the coding sequence ATGAAAAAACGACTCTTTTTACTTGATGCATACGCCCTTATTTTTAGGGGTTATTATGCTTTTATAAAGAACCCTCGTATTAATTCAAAAGGGATGAATACTTCAGCTATTTTAGGCTTTGTGAACTCTCTTTTTGATGTGATTAAGAAAGAAAAGCCAGATCATCTTGCAGTAGCTTTTGATAAAGGAGGTAGTGTAGCACGTACAGAGATTTTTACTGATTATAAGGCAAACAGAGAAGAAACCCCAGAAGCTATCCGTTTGGCTATTCCATATATTCACGAGATACTTACTGCACTACATATCCCTATTATTGAGAAAGAAGGATATGAAGCAGATGATATCATAGGAACACTTTCCAAACAAGCTGAACAACAAGGTTACCAAGTATATATGGTAACTCCTGATAAGGACTATGCACAGCTGGTAAGTGATAATATCTTTATGTATCGGCCTGCTCGTTCGGGAAATGATGTGGAGATTTGGGGAGTAAAAGAAGTTCAAGAAAAGTTTGAAGTGCAAAATCCTTTACAAGTGATTGATTTTCTTGGTATGATGGGAGATGCTGTTGATAACATACCAGGGCTGCCAGGAGTAGGAGAGAAGACAGCTAAAAAGCTTCTTGCAGATTTTGGTTCAATAGAAAATCTTCTTGCTAATACCAATCAGCTTAAAGGTAAGCTTCGTGAAAATATTGAGAATAATAAAGAAAAAGGACTTTTATCTAAGCAATTGGCGACTATTATGCTTGATGTGCCTGTTACCTTTGATGAAGAATCCTTTGCAATGTCTGAACCAGATTTTGAATTGGTCACTAAGATTTTTGATGAATTAGAGTTTAGACAGTTATTACAAAACTTTCTGAAAACTTACAAGCCCGAAGCTATACAGGCAATACCAGCAGTTAATAAGAATGGGCAATTAGATATGTTTGCAGTACAAGGCGACCTTTTTGCACAACCTCAAGTGGTATTAGAGAAAAATAATAGTGCTAATACCCTTCATTTTTATCAGCTAGCAGATACCCCAATGGCACAACAATTGTTGTTAAAAGCATTATTACAACAGGCAGAAGTGTGTTTTGATACGGAAACTACCAGTATAAATGACCTTGAAGCAGAGTTGGTAGGAATATCTTTCTGTTGGGCAGCCCATAAAGGATATTATGTACCATTTCCTACAGATAAAACAGAAGCTATAGCACTTATAGATACTTTTCGCCCTTTCTTTGAAAATGCAGAAATAGCTAAAGTAGGGCAGAACCTTAAATATGATATAAAAGTATTACAAAACTACAATATCAATGTGCAAGGAGCTTTATTTGATACTATGATTGCTCATTATCTGCTTAATCCTGATATGCGGCATAATATGGATATTCTTAGTGAAACTTACTTAAACTATACTCCTATTGCTATTGAAAGCCTTATAGGTAAAGGTAAGGCACAACGCTCTATGCGCACTGTGCCTTTAGAGCAAGTGAAAGAATATGCTGTCGAAGATGCAGATATAACTTGGCAACTTAAAAACGTTTTTAAGGAAGAATTGCCTAAACTAAATGCTCAGAAGGTTTATACTGACTTAGAAGCACCTCTTATTAAGGTTTTAGCAGCTATGGAACGTGAGGGGATAAATCTTGATATAACTTTCTTGAAAGAATATGCTAAGACCTTAGATGCCGATATAGCACAGTTAGAAGCAGCTATTACTCAACAGGCTGGTGAGACTTTTAATCTTTCTTCACCCAAACAATTGGGAGATATCCTCTTTGAAAAGCTAAAAATAGATAATAAGCCTAAGAAAACAAAAACTGGACAATATGCTACTTCTGAAGAGGTATTAGCACCCTTTGCTTCTAAACATAAAATTGTAGCTGATATATTGGAATGGCGACAAGTACAAAAACTTAAATCTACTTATGTAGATGCCCTTCCTTTAGAAGTAAATCCAATTACTGGACGTGTACATACTACCTATATGCAAACTGTAGCAGCAACTGGAAGGTTAAGTAGTAATAACCCTAATTTACAGAATATACCTATACGTACCCCTCGTGGGCAACAAGTACGTAAGGTATTTATTGCTCGTAATTCTGATTATGTCCTCCTCTCTGCCGACTACTCACAAATTGAACTTCGTATTATTGCTTCTTTAAGTCAAGAACACAATATGATTGAATCTTTTCTCCGCAATGAGGATATTCACCGTGCCACTGCTGCCAAGGTATTCAATGTTCCTTTGGAAGAGGTAACTCGTGAGCAACGCAGCCACGCCAAAACTGTAAACTTCGGTATTATTTATGGAGTGTCGGCTTTTGGGCTTTCAGCTCAAACCGATCTCTCTCGCTCAGAAAGTAAAGAACTGATAGATACCTATTACGCCTCTTACCCTAACTTACGGAACTACATCAGCAAGCAGATAGAGTTTGCTAGAGAATATGGCTATGTAGAGACTATCTTAGGTCGCCGCCGTTATTTGCCCGATATCCATTCGCATAACCAAGTAGTGCGAGGAGGGGCTGAGCGCAATGCTGTGAATGCCCCTATACAAGGCTCGGCTGCAGATATTATCAAAATTGCAATGATACACATCTATGAACAGTTACAAGCCCAGCAGCTCCAAACCCGTATGCTCCTTCAAGTACATGATGAGTTAGTGTTTGATGTGCCTAAAAATGAGCTTGATATTGTGAAACCTCTTATTAAAGACGCAATGGAGAACGCCTTCACTCTTGTTGTACCTCTTGTTGCCGATTTGGGTATAGGAGATAACTGGCTTGATGCTCACTAA